From the genome of Carcharodon carcharias isolate sCarCar2 chromosome 34, sCarCar2.pri, whole genome shotgun sequence, one region includes:
- the LOC121272642 gene encoding homeobox protein SIX1-like — MSILSSFGFTEEQVACVCEVLQQGRSVERLGRFLWSLPACEQLHKNESVLKAKAAVAFHRGNFRELYKILESCQFSVQSHPKLQQFWLKAHYTEAEKVRGRPLGAVGKYRVRRKFPLPRTIWDGEETSYCFKEKSRGILREWYLHNPYPSPREKRELAEATGLTTTQVSNWFKNRRQRDRAAETKDRENAENSNPHCKQPLEQLSGPKLILSSSDEEELSPDQSPVPRAGTPGILYPGSLHPQSINTVLPLSSAALQHPDLMHSRMLDESILGTLTTSLVDLGS; from the exons ATGTCCATCCTGAGCTCCTTTGGTTTCACGGAGGAGCAGGTAGCCTGCGTGTGCGAGGTCCTGCAACAGGGACGCAGCGTGGAGAGGCTGGGCCGCTTCCTGTGGTCCCTGCCCGCCTGCGAGCAGCTCCACAAGAATGAGAGCGTCCTCAAGGCCAAGGCAGCCGTGGCTTTTCACCGGGGTAACTTCCGTGAGCTGTACAAGATCCTGGAGAGCTGCCAGTTCTCGGTGCAAAGCCACCCCAAGCTGCAGCAGTTCTGGCTGAAGGCTCACTACACCGAGGCTGAGAAGGTGAGGGGGAGGCCCCTGGGAGCTGTGGGGAAATACCGGGTGCGAAGGAAATTCCCACTGCCCCGTACCATCTGGGATGGTGAGGAGACTAGTTACTGCTTCAAG GAGAAATCTCGGGGTATCCTGCGGGAATGGTATTTGCACAATCCATACCCCTCTCCCCGGGAGAAGAGAGAATTGGCTGAAGCCACTGGACTGACCACCACACAGGTCAGCAACTGGTTCAAGAAccgaagacagagagacagagcagctgAGACCAAAGACAG GGAGAACGCTGAGAATTCAAATCCCCATTGCAAACAGCCATTGGAGCAGCTGTCAGGGCCAAAACTCATCCTCAGTAGCTCCGATGAAGAGGAGCTCTCTCCAGACCAGAGTCCTGTCCCCCGAGCTGGAACCCCAGGAATTCTGTACCCTGGAAGCCTGCACCCCCAGTCGATAAACACCGTTCTCCCTCTGAGCAGTGCTGCCCTTCAGCACCCAGACCTCATGCATTCTCGCATGCTGGATGAGAGCATCCTTGGGACTCTCACTACCAGCCTTGTGGATCTGGGGTCGTGA